TTCTTCTGGTGCTAGCCAATCTAAAGCCTTTTTGAGTATTGAAGTGACTGAAGTATGCCGCAAATTTGGCTGAATTTTGCCTGTATATGCTAAGACAGTCGATGCGGTTGACATTACGCCTCTCCTCTAAACCTTTGCTTAAGCTCTTCGCTTATGCTTGCCTTAAAAATATCTTCAATACGATCATGTGCATTATTAACCCAATCATTAACAGCCTCGAAGCCAACTTCTCTTGGCTTTATAAGAAAATAATCAAGATCGAGCAATATCGCGCTACTTTTAGTAGATGTTTCAGGTGTAGCATTCACTAATTCAAGCTTTAAGACGTCTCTCGCATCTTCATACGGTATTTGCACACCGGTTATAAAAGGCCCATACCCTTGAGGCATTTTTTCCTGCACCTTATCTCCAATAAACGGGCGAAACTCAAAATACTGTTCAAGATTAACTTGTTCGGATTCGAACTCAATGCGATTAATATACCTGAGGCCTATTCGGTGGATTTGCTTTGGATTTACTATATTTCGGTAAGCCGTGAGACCTTTCTCAATTAATGGCAGGAAATCCTCCCAAGATTTATACGGAGCAAGCTTATGAACAGAGAGAGCTTGCGGGCCAACCTGAATTAAAGATTTCTCATCTTCGGACAGAAACTGTATTCTATCGATTTGTTGAACCTGCTGTCTCACCTCTTCTGGGGCAATCGTAAAACCCAAAGCAAAGCCCTTTGCTTGTTGACGTTTTGAAAAATCATCTTTGACTTCCCCGTATATAAGACCCGGCATTACAGAGTCCCAGGGAGAATCAGGTTCAAACTGAAACTCACATACGGCCTCTACAATTGGTGAGTGCATATATTTTTCATCACTCACTAAGCCTACCTCCCATTCTAACTACTTGATACGGGGTCTATGTATTAGCTTCCTTGATATTCTTGAGTTGTTACATTAACGCTGTTCTGATTTGCCTGCTGTGTTTAGAGTGGGGCAATTTAGTGTCCAAGCAGCCCGTATCGTGCCGCAATAAAAATATACCCATATCGAGCCGAAAAAAGCAACATTCGCTTATATTAAATGATCGGCCTGCAGATAATATGCCTTAAATGCTTAGGTTTGTTTGCCACTTATACACCGAACTTCGACAGTCAGTAGACAAACGCGGCCCCAAACAGGGCGTTATCCAGCAAGGATAGAGGGTGGCTAAAATGCGTGTAGTGCCTACGGGGTTATCTCGAAGAACTTCGGCGGCTCTTTGATCTTTAGATCGGCAAATATCGCTTTTTGCAGCGGCGTCGTCTCTGTTCGCTGCAGAACTCTGCCCGCAGGGCCGGAAAACTCGCCAAGGTGCAAACGGTTTAGTTCTGTTTTGATTGTTCTCCAGGTCTTCTTTGTTTTGATTTCAGCTATGCGAATGATAAGCAGAGCTAAGAAGTATAAGGTAACGTGCGCACGTATACGGTCCTCTTTTCTATGATGAACGGGGCGAAGCTCAAGGGTGTGTTTTAGATCCTTAAACCCCCGCTCGACTTCTAAGAGTTGCCTGTAGCCAAGGGCTTGTGTCTTCGGAAGAGAGCGTGTCATCTGAGGTTGAAAGCAGGAACTTGCCGTCGAGTCGTTCTTCGGCCTTTATCTTGGCCTTGTTGATTGAGAGCGTGCCGTCTGCTTTTTGTTTAAGGTACCGCCCCATGCTTTTGTTGCTGCGTAGCTCGCACGCCGCTTTTTTGTGCGGGGCTCCTTTGAGCTGTTTGATGTTGGCAAGCTCGTTCTTTAACCGTGAGATGGTGTGCTCGCGCATCTCTTTGTCCTTTTTAGCTTCAGCCGGGTTGTAGCAGAGTATATAGCGCTTTCGCCGCTCTCCATTTCCGACCACGATCTCTTTTACCTTGAGGTTGTCTTTTACCTGCCTGAATCTACCGGCCCGCGAGAGGGCTTCTTCCGCTAACGGGCTCCCCGATCGAAGTTTTTCCCCGGCGATGTAGCCGCCGCCTGCTCGTTGCATGTAGCGCAAGTTTTCCTCTGAGGTAAAGCCTCTATCCACCACCATGATGACCCTGCCCAGTTTCCAGTCCCGAAGATCATCCTTAATCCGCTCGACGAGGGACATATCGGCGGTGTTTCCCTGAAACGTCCAGGAGCGAACCGGGATCCCCTCACGTGTTACCGCAAGGCCCACCACTACCTGGGGACTATCCTCTCGGTGGTCTTTTGTATTGCCGTATTTTCGAAACTCGTCTTCGCCCGCCTCGAAGTAAGTGGAGGTGGTGTCGAAAAAGAGCAGATCGACTTCTAAGTTAAGCAAGTTGGCGACAGAGAAGAAGACTTGCTTTTGTATGGCCTCGTCGGCTTCGAGCAAAAAATCCATTGCGCGGTAGGCGTGGTCGTCGGTTGCCTCTGATATGTTCTCAATCACCACGTCGTCTTTTATCCAGGAGACGGCTGAGAGCTTCGACAAGCGGGTTAATTGCCCGGTTGGCGACGAGAGCAAAGAGGGTGCGCTCGACATCGGTATCAAAGCGCCTGTTTTTGAGAAGCTCGCCTATGGCTGATGCGATACCTACTCGCTCCCAGAGTGTATCCATTAGATAGGCCGTCCCATATGGCTTTGACGAGATAAATGAGATATCCGGGGCTGCGCCTGCCTCAAGGGCTACACCGGGCTCTAAAAACCTGGAGATGCTTTTTACTAGACGCGCGAGGGCATCCCGGTCAAGCTTATCTTCTCTGCCGAAAGAGTAGACCACATTGGCCTGGGCTTGGCCTTTTTCGTTTCTCTCGTTATGTGCGAGCTGAAGATAGCGCACAACTGAGCCGTCTTTGTTCTTGCGGCTGATAGTTCTTAAATACATGCCTATATGGTAGGGCAAGCATACCTTAATAGTCAAGGTAATAACTGGTAAACGTGTGCCTACGCTTTTTCAGCGTTTCTGGCACTCTGCAGACGGCTGAGCTGGTGCTTTAGATTTTAGGTAGGGTAAAAATGCCTATTTACTGTCGAAGATCGGTTAAAGTCTCTGAGCGCGCACTTGCCCAAAACTCACTAAATGATTTCTCAACATCATCCACATTATCAATTTGGCAAGGCTTGAGGCTATTCCAATGAAAATATCGCGTCACATCAATTCTTTGCTTTTGTATATTGTTACAAACGCCCTCCGGAAATATCAAAGAACCGTTCAAAGAAGCGTGTCAATTTGCCCAAAACGCTCTCGCGCTTTTTGGAACGCTCTCCTCCGGGAGAAAAGCGTGACACCGGCGGCAAAGCTTTCGCTAAAGCGGTTCCTGTGGTTTCAACACTGCCGTTACGAAACGCGTTTCGCACAAATTTATAGGTTTCGTCGTGGTCAAGGTTTTCGTGCTTAATAATCTCTTCCAGTTCTTCAATCTTTTTCTTCTCCACATACTTCTGCCAGTCTTCATCCACGACCGAATGGATATCAAGCGAAGCGATAAACTGGTTGATAAGGTCTTTTTTGTTGCGCAGTTCAACGCTTGAGTCGATTGCCTTGTTAATGTCAACAAGCAGTTCGCGGTTCTTGATGTGGTCCTCGTGGTACTTTTTAACAAGCGCTAAAATATAATCAATATTGATCTCAATTTGTTTAATGAGCTCCATTTCAAACACGATATCATCGATGATATTTTCCTTTTCGCCTTCACCTGCCTTGCGAAATTCATTATAGAGGTCGATGTAGGCGCTGTGATAATCCTGAATGTCCCGCTCGGTTAAAATTTCATTACCGGCAAATTCATCAAATGCAACCAGGATATTTCTCACCCGCAAAATCGCGCTATAGAGCCTGATGAAATCCTTTTGATTTTGTTCCCCAATAATCCGCTCGCCAACTGGAAATTTATCCAACAGCTCTTGAACCAGACTGGCATAGCCGCGAACTTCTTTGTCGCCGTCTTTGTAGCCGTTGTAATACTCGTCATACGATTTTAAAAGCACAATCCCGCTGGCTTCTTTATCGCCAAAGAGGGCAATGGATTCATTGGTCGCTTTTTCCAGATTACGGAAGCAAACAATGTTTCCGAATGTCTTGACGGTGTTTAAGATACGATTGGTGCGAGAATATGCCTGCAACAAACCATGTAAACGCAGATTTTTGTCCACCCACAAGGTATTGAGCGTCGTCGCGTCAAAGCCCGTCAGAAACATATTGACTACCAGCAGAATATCAACCTCACGGTTTTTCACCCGTTCGCTGACATCTTTATAGTAATTCTGAAATTTATCGGAAGAGGTGTCATACGAAGTCCCAAACATGGCGTTGTAGTCTTTGATGGCATTTTCGAGAAAATCCCTTGAACTTTTGTCCAACCCGCTGGTATCTTCGGAGTTTTCGTCTATGACGCCGTCGATTTCTTCATCGTTTACGCCAAAGCTGTAAATAAGCGCTATTTTGAGTTTTTTATCGCTTGGCACGTCTGCTAACTGTTTTGTGAATTCAGTATAGTATTTTTTTGCCACATCGATGGACGAAACGGCGAAAATAGAGTTAAAGCCCGATAATCGGATTTTCTCCATAATCCTTTCAACTTTGGATCTATCTTTTGCCGTCACAATCTCCTCAATATTTGTAGTAACACTATGGGTAAAAGATCTGTAATTCCGTTTCGTCTTCTGATTAAAGTGTTCCATGATATACCGCACGATATTTTCTAATCGCTTCGGCGCCGCAAGCACTGCTTCCCGGTCGATGTCGCGCACTTTCTTGTCTTCGATGTCCTCGGCTTCGCGCACGGTGGAAACATAATCCACTTTGAAAGGTAAAACATTCTTGTCGGCAATGGCGTCCACGATGGTGTATGTGTGCAATTTATCGCCAAAAGCCTGCTCGGTGGTCTTAAAATCAGGACGGCCTCCTGAAGGGGCATTCACAGCAAAGATCGGTGTTCCGGTAAAGCCGAAAAGATGGTAGTTTTTAAACGCTTTGGTAATGGCGGTGTGCATATCGCCGAATTGCGAGCGGTGGCATTCATCAAATATAAGCACGATATGGCCGTCAAAAATCGTATGTCCTTTATTCCGTCCGATGAACCGGTCGAGTTTTTGAATTGTTGTGATAATAATGCGCGCGTTGGGGTCTTCGAGCTGACGTTTTAATATCGCCGTACTTGTATTGCTGTTGGCCGCGCCTTTTGCAAACTTGTCGTATTCGCGCATGGTCTGGTAATCAAGGTCTTTACGGTCAACGACAAAAAGCACTTTATCAACATAGGGCAATTTACTTGCCAGTTGGGCGGTTTTGAAACTGGTCAGGGTCTTGCCCGAACCGGTTGTGTGCCAGATGTAACCGCCGGCCCCCACGGAGCCGAGTTTTTTGTAGTTGGTGCTGATTTCGATTTTATTCAGAATTTTCTCGGTTGCCACTATCTGATAAGGCCGCATCGCCAAAAGCTGTTTCTCAGTGGTAAACACGCAGTAGCGTGTGAGAATATTTAAAAGCGCGTGTTTGGCGAGAAAGGTTTTGGTAAAATCCACAAGGTCTGTAATGGGTCTATTGGTCGCGTCCGCCCACCAGCTCGTGAACTCAAAGCTGTTGCTGGAACGTTTGCCTTTCTTGACGGCACCTTCACTTGATTCTTTGATATGTTCCGAGCGCGTGGTGTTGCTGTAGTATTTGGTGTGTGTACCGTTGGAAACCACAAATAACTGCACATACTCGAAGAGTCCCGATCCGGCCCAAAAACTCTCGCGCTGGTAGCGGTTAATCTGATTAAACGCTTCCTGGATCGCTACCCCACGCCGT
The sequence above is a segment of the Actinomycetota bacterium genome. Coding sequences within it:
- a CDS encoding TIGR04255 family protein; translation: MSDEKYMHSPIVEAVCEFQFEPDSPWDSVMPGLIYGEVKDDFSKRQQAKGFALGFTIAPEEVRQQVQQIDRIQFLSEDEKSLIQVGPQALSVHKLAPYKSWEDFLPLIEKGLTAYRNIVNPKQIHRIGLRYINRIEFESEQVNLEQYFEFRPFIGDKVQEKMPQGYGPFITGVQIPYEDARDVLKLELVNATPETSTKSSAILLDLDYFLIKPREVGFEAVNDWVNNAHDRIEDIFKASISEELKQRFRGEA
- a CDS encoding type I restriction endonuclease subunit R, producing the protein MPNNKRYNLVAENPQSTVVAEYAAEYRTAKAYQSEAELERAFIEQLESQAYEHLSITSEADLVLNLRKQLEKLNGFTFSDAEWASFFTGEIANPNQSIAEKTTTIQEDYIKNLKRDDGTVKNIYLLRKDKIHENNLQVINQYSTEEGQRANRYDVALLVNGLPLVHIELKRRGVAIQEAFNQINRYQRESFWAGSGLFEYVQLFVVSNGTHTKYYSNTTRSEHIKESSEGAVKKGKRSSNSFEFTSWWADATNRPITDLVDFTKTFLAKHALLNILTRYCVFTTEKQLLAMRPYQIVATEKILNKIEISTNYKKLGSVGAGGYIWHTTGSGKTLTSFKTAQLASKLPYVDKVLFVVDRKDLDYQTMREYDKFAKGAANSNTSTAILKRQLEDPNARIIITTIQKLDRFIGRNKGHTIFDGHIVLIFDECHRSQFGDMHTAITKAFKNYHLFGFTGTPIFAVNAPSGGRPDFKTTEQAFGDKLHTYTIVDAIADKNVLPFKVDYVSTVREAEDIEDKKVRDIDREAVLAAPKRLENIVRYIMEHFNQKTKRNYRSFTHSVTTNIEEIVTAKDRSKVERIMEKIRLSGFNSIFAVSSIDVAKKYYTEFTKQLADVPSDKKLKIALIYSFGVNDEEIDGVIDENSEDTSGLDKSSRDFLENAIKDYNAMFGTSYDTSSDKFQNYYKDVSERVKNREVDILLVVNMFLTGFDATTLNTLWVDKNLRLHGLLQAYSRTNRILNTVKTFGNIVCFRNLEKATNESIALFGDKEASGIVLLKSYDEYYNGYKDGDKEVRGYASLVQELLDKFPVGERIIGEQNQKDFIRLYSAILRVRNILVAFDEFAGNEILTERDIQDYHSAYIDLYNEFRKAGEGEKENIIDDIVFEMELIKQIEINIDYILALVKKYHEDHIKNRELLVDINKAIDSSVELRNKKDLINQFIASLDIHSVVDEDWQKYVEKKKIEELEEIIKHENLDHDETYKFVRNAFRNGSVETTGTALAKALPPVSRFSPGGERSKKRESVLGKLTRFFERFFDISGGRL